The Phoenix dactylifera cultivar Barhee BC4 chromosome 9, palm_55x_up_171113_PBpolish2nd_filt_p, whole genome shotgun sequence genome window below encodes:
- the LOC103706088 gene encoding uncharacterized protein LOC103706088 isoform X1: MTEGWKSSPKFQEPARLLLSFSSASRAEKAWRDGGDEALDGGGGGPWRAATARRLRQGWQPAAYPRLRELLGRFPHLCGEKSQEPNTWPSQDCRRVAKYFWLTYKENDIMMKLGPPSAVVELCRRMNPDSGSKLLGGFNLLYFMLIIAAYNDSTLSYLCLDVGAGAIEFIICHAEIQVAFVEEKNGDCWTSILRPSWVLYLRCWPTLSTLLTPKRLESLSSSNCHLQTKHRN, translated from the exons ATGACCGAGGGATGGAAATCTTCTCCCAAGTTCCAAGAACCCGCCCgtcttctcctctccttttcttcCGCCTCACGAGCAGAAAAG GCGTGGAGGGACGGCGGAGATGAAGCACTTGATGGAGGTGGAGGAGGGCCATGGAGGGCGGCGACGGCGAGGCGTCTTCGCCAGGGGTGGCAGCCCGCCGCCTATCCTCGGCTTCGTGAGCTGTTGGGACGTTTTCCG CATCTCTGTGGAGAGAAATCCCAAGAACCGAATACTTGGCCGTCGCAAGATTGTAGACGGGTTG CCAAGTATTTTTGGTTGACTTACAAAGAAAACGATATCATGATGAAATTGGGGCCTCCATCCGCAGTTGTGGAGTTGTGCAG aaggATGAACCCTGACAGTGGAAGCAAGTTACTTGGAGGTTTCAATTTGCTCTACTTTATGCTGATAATTGCTGCATATAATGATTCAACTCTGTCATATCTTTGTCTTGATGTAGGTGCAGGTGCTATAGAATTCATTATATGCCATGCAGAGATTCAGGTCGCTTTTGTGGAGGAAAAAAATGGAGATTGTTGGACTTCAATCTTACGCCCTTCATGGGTACTGTACCTTAGGTGCTGGCCCACGCTATCAACTCTTTTAACTCCCAAAAGATTAGAGTCCCTCAGTAGTAGCAACTGCCATCTTCAGACTAAACACCGCAACTGA
- the LOC103706088 gene encoding uncharacterized protein LOC103706088 isoform X2: protein MTEGWKSSPKFQEPARLLLSFSSASRAEKAWRDGGDEALDGGGGGPWRAATARRLRQGWQPAAYPRLRELLGRFPHLCGEKSQEPNTWPSQDCRRVAKYFWLTYKENDIMMKLGPPSAVVELCSWSS, encoded by the exons ATGACCGAGGGATGGAAATCTTCTCCCAAGTTCCAAGAACCCGCCCgtcttctcctctccttttcttcCGCCTCACGAGCAGAAAAG GCGTGGAGGGACGGCGGAGATGAAGCACTTGATGGAGGTGGAGGAGGGCCATGGAGGGCGGCGACGGCGAGGCGTCTTCGCCAGGGGTGGCAGCCCGCCGCCTATCCTCGGCTTCGTGAGCTGTTGGGACGTTTTCCG CATCTCTGTGGAGAGAAATCCCAAGAACCGAATACTTGGCCGTCGCAAGATTGTAGACGGGTTG CCAAGTATTTTTGGTTGACTTACAAAGAAAACGATATCATGATGAAATTGGGGCCTCCATCCGCAGTTGTGGAGTTGTGCAG TTGGTCATCTTGA